In the Cylindrospermopsis raciborskii Cr2010 genome, TTGGTGTAAATACCACCATGTCCAAGGCCTTAGATCCCCTATTTCAATTGCTAAGAACCGTACCACCCTTAGCTTGGGTACCTATTTCTTTAGCTGCGTTAAGACAGAATGAACCAGCGGCATTGTTCGTAATTTTTATCACCTCTCTTTGGCCGATTCTCATTAATACTGCTGTTGGTGTCAAAGAAATACCCGTGGATTATAATAATGTGGCTAAGGTCTTACAACTTTCCCAAAAAGAGTATTTCTTCAACGTCTTGATTCCTGCAGCGTTACCCTACATTTTCACCGGGTTAAGAATTTCCATTGGGTTAGCATGGTTGGCGATTATCGCAGCAGAAATTGTCATGTCCGGTATTGTTGGTATTGGGTTCTTTATTTGGGATGCTTATCAAGCTAACAAGGTGAGTGAAGTAATCTTAGCCCTGGTTTACATTGGGGTTGTGGGTTTACTGCTGGATAAATTCATGGCTTGGTTACAAACAAGAATTTTACCAGAACAAAAATAGTTACTGCCTTTTTCTTACCCATTATTATCTACCATTCACAACCTAAACCTATGTCTGTATTTGTTGCTGTTGATCAAATTGACAAAGTCTTTGAACTAAGTAATGGCGGTCAATATATTGCCCTCAAAGGTATTGACCTACAAATTAAAAAGGGTGAATTTATTTCTCTCATTGGCCACTCCGGTTGTGGTAAATCCACCCTCCTCAATATGATTGCTGGACTGGATTTACCCACAGAGGGTTTAGTCACCCTAGAAGGACAGAGAATCAAAAAACCCGGTCCAGATAGAATGGTAGTATTTCAAAACTACTCTCTATTACCATGGCGAACTGTGAGAGAAAATATTGCCCTAGCAGTAGATTCCGTCCTAAGTGGAATGCCAGCGGGAGAACGTAAATCTGTAGTTGAAAGACATATAGATATGGTAGGTTTACGTCCCCATGCAGACAAACAACCATCCATGTTATCAGGTGGACAAAAACAAAGAGTAGCGATCGCCCGGGCCTTAGCAATCCGTCCTAAATTATTACTACTAGACGAACCTTTTGGCGCATTAGATGCACTGACCAGGGGAAATTTGCAAGAACAATTAATGCAAATTTGTGAAGAGAATCAGGTAACTGCGGTAATGGTGACCCATGACGTGGATGAAGCTGTGTTATTATCAGATAGAATCGTCATGTTAACCAACGGACCAGAGTCCAAAATTGGGGATATTTTAGAAGTAGATATTCCACGTCCTCGCAAACGGATGGAAGTAGTAGAGCATCCCAGTTACTACACCTTGCGTAGCGAGATGATTTACTTTCTCAACCAACAAAAAAGGATCAAGAAACTGCGGGCCAGAAAAACTCCCAATATTGCCCGCCATGGCTTAGAAAAAGTTAATTTGGAAGTTGGTTTTTTGCCAATTACAGCCTGCGCACCCTTGGCAATAGCCCAAGAAAAGGGTTTGTTTGCCAAACATGGTTTAGACGAAGTTCATTTGGTCAGAGAAAGTAATTGGCGAGGTATTGTTGACGGTATTAATGGCGGTTATTTAGATGCTGCTCAAATGCCATCAGGTATGCCCATGTGGTTATCTTTGGGGGGTAATAAAAGTCAGCCCCTACCAATTGTCACCTCCTTAACCATGACCCGTAATGGTAATGCCATTACCCTAGCCAAAAGATTTTATGAACAGGGGATATATACTCTATCTGATTTCAAATCATATCTGTTACAAACCCGAGATCAGATGCACCGCATGGGGGTAGTACATCCAGCATCAATGCACAATTTACTGTTGCGTTATTGGTTAGCAGCAGGGGGAATTGATCCAGATGTGGATGTAGAGATGAAAAATATTCCCCCTGCACAAATGGTGGTGGATTTGAAGGCTAAAACTATTGATGGTTATTGTGTAGGGGAACCTTGGAATTATCGAGCTGCTGTGGAAGGTTCAGGTTTTACCATAGCCACAGATTTAGAAGTTTGGCTGGGACATCCCGGTAAGGTATTAGGTGTGAGAGAGGATTGGGCTAATGCTTATCCTAATAGCCATATTGCCTTAACCAAAGCCTTGTTGGAAGGGTGTAAATATTGTGCAGATCCTAATAATGCACAAGAGGTGAGAGCAATATTAGCCAGTCGGGAATATGTGAACACTGATATGGATTTTATTCAGGTGGAAGATCCCAGTGGTAACACCTGCGATTTAGACCATCCCATGCGTGAGTATGCCCACCATCAATTTTATGGTAACTCAGCAATTAATCGTCCTAGTAGGACTGAACAAACTTGGATTATGACCCAGCTGGCCAGATGGGGTGAAACTCCTTTTCCTCGCAACTGGGTAGAAATTGTGGAAAGGGTTTGTCGCGTGGGTGTATTTAGTACCGCCGCTAGGGAATTGGGTTTGGATATCAGTTATACTCGTCAACCCATTCAGTTATTTGATGGCAAACCTTTTAACGCTGATGATCCTTTTGCATATCTTAGCGCTTTAGAAATTAAACGAGATTTTTCTGTCGCAGAAGTTGTTCTTGACATCAACAGAAAAATTGTAGCCTAGACAGTTGTTCAACAATTTACCCCGGGAAAAATCAGATGACATCCTCTACTCAAGTCCGTAACCATCAATCCTTCCTCACAATTGAAAATGTCACTAAAATTTACCCGACTAAAAAAGGACCTTTTACTGTTTTAGATGGGATAAATTTAGAGGTACAAAAGGGTGAGTTTATTTGTGT is a window encoding:
- the ntrB gene encoding nitrate ABC transporter permease codes for the protein MPEIIPPFIAIVAFLVVWQVFSLVGGTLPGPIQVVQDTWQLIIYPFYDRGGIDKGLFWQVFASLQRVAISYTLAAVVGIGLGILIGVNTTMSKALDPLFQLLRTVPPLAWVPISLAALRQNEPAALFVIFITSLWPILINTAVGVKEIPVDYNNVAKVLQLSQKEYFFNVLIPAALPYIFTGLRISIGLAWLAIIAAEIVMSGIVGIGFFIWDAYQANKVSEVILALVYIGVVGLLLDKFMAWLQTRILPEQK
- a CDS encoding ABC transporter ATP-binding/substrate-binding protein (This model describes the ATP binding subunits of ATP-binding cassette (ABC) transporters for nitrate transport, or for bicarbonate transport, in bacteria and archaea.), translated to MSVFVAVDQIDKVFELSNGGQYIALKGIDLQIKKGEFISLIGHSGCGKSTLLNMIAGLDLPTEGLVTLEGQRIKKPGPDRMVVFQNYSLLPWRTVRENIALAVDSVLSGMPAGERKSVVERHIDMVGLRPHADKQPSMLSGGQKQRVAIARALAIRPKLLLLDEPFGALDALTRGNLQEQLMQICEENQVTAVMVTHDVDEAVLLSDRIVMLTNGPESKIGDILEVDIPRPRKRMEVVEHPSYYTLRSEMIYFLNQQKRIKKLRARKTPNIARHGLEKVNLEVGFLPITACAPLAIAQEKGLFAKHGLDEVHLVRESNWRGIVDGINGGYLDAAQMPSGMPMWLSLGGNKSQPLPIVTSLTMTRNGNAITLAKRFYEQGIYTLSDFKSYLLQTRDQMHRMGVVHPASMHNLLLRYWLAAGGIDPDVDVEMKNIPPAQMVVDLKAKTIDGYCVGEPWNYRAAVEGSGFTIATDLEVWLGHPGKVLGVREDWANAYPNSHIALTKALLEGCKYCADPNNAQEVRAILASREYVNTDMDFIQVEDPSGNTCDLDHPMREYAHHQFYGNSAINRPSRTEQTWIMTQLARWGETPFPRNWVEIVERVCRVGVFSTAARELGLDISYTRQPIQLFDGKPFNADDPFAYLSALEIKRDFSVAEVVLDINRKIVA